A genomic region of Mitsuaria sp. 7 contains the following coding sequences:
- a CDS encoding MOSC N-terminal beta barrel domain-containing protein — protein sequence MDRNNVLAAMAAIDGDRSAVSSTAYACVEALYVYPVKSCAGVRVSDLRFDADGRIVGDREWIVVDARGELAWLGSHPKLARVQPKLLADALLLCAQGQQPVRLSRAAEGEVTHALIWNAEERRLVIHPGRDAGAVAAQFLREVTGEDLRLVKLERSSALATAPNALHAVSTGSVVELNEMLAAHGRARVDVRRLRPNLVLRGMQEALVPFIEEHLMQLVWRDGEGWWRRMTHAAACERCVVPNVDPDSGEAQSGIDTAIAELSAQRWPGHASRFGVYLSPPAGSSLSEGTVMTMELDF from the coding sequence GTGGACCGGAACAACGTCCTCGCCGCCATGGCCGCCATCGACGGCGACCGCTCGGCGGTCTCGTCCACGGCCTACGCCTGCGTCGAGGCGTTGTATGTGTATCCGGTGAAGTCCTGCGCCGGGGTGCGCGTGTCCGACTTGCGCTTCGACGCGGACGGCCGGATCGTCGGCGACCGCGAATGGATCGTCGTCGATGCGCGCGGCGAACTGGCGTGGCTCGGCTCGCATCCAAAGCTGGCGCGCGTGCAGCCCAAGCTGCTGGCCGATGCCTTGCTGCTGTGCGCGCAGGGTCAGCAGCCGGTGCGCTTGTCGCGTGCGGCGGAAGGCGAGGTGACGCACGCCTTGATCTGGAACGCGGAGGAGCGTCGCCTGGTGATCCACCCGGGCCGCGATGCCGGCGCGGTGGCCGCGCAGTTCCTGCGCGAGGTCACGGGCGAGGACCTCCGGCTGGTGAAGCTCGAGCGCAGTTCGGCGCTGGCGACGGCCCCGAACGCGCTGCATGCGGTCTCCACGGGATCGGTGGTCGAGCTCAACGAAATGCTGGCCGCGCACGGGCGCGCCCGCGTCGACGTGCGGCGGCTGCGTCCCAACCTCGTGCTGCGCGGCATGCAGGAGGCCCTGGTGCCGTTCATCGAGGAACACCTGATGCAGCTGGTCTGGCGCGACGGCGAAGGCTGGTGGCGTCGGATGACCCATGCGGCGGCCTGCGAGCGCTGCGTCGTGCCCAACGTCGATCCGGACAGCGGCGAGGCGCAATCCGGCATCGATACGGCGATCGCGGAGCTCAGCGCGCAGCGCTGGCCGGGTCATGCCTCGCGCTTCGGCGTCTATCTGAGCCCGCCCGCCGGCAGCTCGCTGAGTGAAGGCACGGTCATGACGATGGAGCTCGACTTTTGA